The genomic interval GCCAGTCTGAAACTCCCCGCAGACCGGCGCTGCACCGCCAAACTGATCGGCTCCGGGCCGTTCACCCTCGACGGCTACACCCCTAACACCTCGGTGGAGCTGACCAGGCGCGACGGCTACCAGTGGGGCTCCCCGCTCTGGAAGCACTCCGGATCCGCCTATCTGGACAAGCTCACCTTCCGAGTCGTCCCCGAGGCCGGTGTACGCGGCGGGAGCCTGAACTCCGGACAGGTCGACGCGATCGCCGGCGTGGCGCCACAGGACCAGGAGACCCTCGCGGGGCGCGGGGTGAGCGTCCTCGACCGGCCCAACCCCGGTGTCCCCGTCGCGCTCAGCGTCAACACCGCGCGGCCGCTGACGAAGGACCCGGCCGTGCGGCGCGCCCTCCAGTCGGCCGTGGACCGGGACGAGGTCGTGAAGACCGTCCTCAGCCCCAGCTACCTCCCCGCGACCAGCGCGCTGTCCAGCAGCACGGGCGCGTACGCCGACAACAGCGCGCTGCTCGCCCACGATCCGGAGAAGACCAGAAGGACGCTGGACGCGGCCGGCTGGGTACCCGGCCCGGACGGCATCCGGGTGAAGAACGGCAAGAAGCTGAACCTGAAGGTGATCCTGGGCGCGAACTTCGGGCCCAACCAGACCGTTCTGGAACTGATCCAGCAGCAGCTGCGCAAGACCGGGATCGGCCTCACCCTCACGCTGCTCTCCCTGCCGGACTACCAGCAGGCGCGCGGCGCCGGCGACTACGACCTGGCCTGGGGCAACGGCACCCGCAACGACCCCGACATCCTGCGCACCGCCTTCTCCGGCAAACTGCTCAACCTCGGCCGCATCGACGACCCCCGGCTGGAGAACTCACTGGACGCGCAGGCCGCCGCGATCGACCCGGAGAAGCGGGCCGCCCTGGTCGCGACCGCGCAGCGCCGGGTGCTCGAACAGGGCTACCAGATCCCCGTGTTCGAGATGGCGAGCGTCTACGGAATCGGCGAGAAGGTGCACGGCCTGACCCTGGACTCGACGTCCTACCCGCAGTTCCACGACGCGTGGCTGTCCTGATCATGACCACGTACATCGTGCGCCGGCTCGCCCAGGCCGTGTTCGTCCTCTGGGCCGCCTACACCCTGTCCTTCGGTGTGCTGTACCTGCTGCCCGGCGACCCCGTGACCGTCATGGCCGCCGGGGGCGGGGACAGCACCTCCGCAACCCCGGAACAACTCGCTTCGCTGCGCACCCGGTACGGTCTCGACCGGCCGGTGGCGGAGCAGTACGCGACACGGCTCGGGCACGCCCTGCACGGGGACTTCGGCGCCTCCGTCCACACCGGCGAACCGGTCGGGCGGATGATCGCGGACGCGGCCCCCGCGACCCTGGAGCTCACGGCGGCCACGCTGGCCCTGGCCCTGCCGCTCGGGGCCGGGGTCGCCCTGGCCGGCACCTACACCCGCCGACGCTGGGCGGCGCAGCTCCTGCTGTCGCTCCCGTCGGCGGGGGTGGCCGCCCCCACCTTCTGGACCGGCCTGGTGCTCATCCAGTTCCTCTCCTTCCGCTGGGGCTGTTGCCGGCCTTCGGGGACGGGAGCGCCGCCTCGCTGCTGCTGCCGGCGGTGACGCTGGCGCTGCCGGCGGCCGCGCTGATCGCCCAGGTCTTCGCGAAGAGCCTGCGCACCGCACTCGCCGAGCCGTACATCGGCACGGCCGTCGCCAAGGGGGCGAGCCGGCTCCGGGTCCACTTGTCCCACGCGGCCCGCAACGCGGCGCTCGCGCCGCTGACCGTCGTCGGGGTGCTGGTCGGCCAGGTGCTGGCGGGCTCCGTGGTGGTGGAGACCGTCTTCTCCCGCAACGGGATCGGCCGCCTGACGGCGACCGCCGTGTCCGCGCAGGACATCCCCGTCGTCCAGGGGCTCGTGGTGTCCGGCGCGTGCGCCTTCGTCCTGGCCAACCTGGCCGTGGACCTCCTGCACCCGGTGTTCGACCCGCGGCTCACGGCGACGGGCCCGACGGCGGTGGCCGCATGAGCGCACTCGGTACGTCCCCCGACGGCCCGGTCACCGCGCCCGGCACGCCCTTCGACGGCGCACCGCGGGAAGCGCCCGCGCGGCTGCGCCGGACCGCCGGGTTCTGGCTCGCCCGGCCCGGACTCGTCCTGTCCGTCGTGTTCCTCGCCCTGGTCCTGCTCGCCGCGCTCCACCCCGCCCTGTTCACCGGCCGCGATCCGCTGGCCGGGGTGCCCGCCGACCGGCTCCGGCCGCCCGGCGGGGAACACCTCCTGGGCACCGACCAGCTCGGCCGTGATCTGTTCACCCGGCTGGTGCACGGCAGCTCCCTCACCCTGCGGGCGACCGCGCTCGCCGTCTTCGTCGGTCTGGTGGCGGGGTCGCTGACCGGGCTGGTGGCCGGCGCGGCCGGCGGGTGGGCCGACAGTGTGCTGATGCGGTTCACCGACGTACTCCTCGCCGTGCCGGGACTGCTGCTCTCGCTCGCCCTGGTCACCGCCCTCGGCTTCGGAACCGTGCAGGTCGCCGTGGCCGTCGGGGTGACCAGCGTGGCCATGTTCGCCCGGATCATGCGGGCCGAGGTCCTGCGGGTCGCCGGGTCCACGTACGTGGAGGCCGCTCGGGCGAGTGGCACCCGGTGGTACGCGGTGCTGCTACGCCATGTGCTGCCGAACGCGGCCGGGCCCGTCCTCGTCTACGCGGCGGTGGACTTCGGCGGCGTCGTGCTCCAGGTGTCGTCGTTGTCGTTCCTCGGTTACGGGGCGCGCCCGCCGGCCCCCGAGTGGGGGTCGCTGGTCGCCGGCGGCCGCGACTACCTGGCCACCGCCTGGTGGCTGACCACCCTGCCCGGACTCGTCCTGGCGGCGACGGTCCTGGCCGCCAACCGCATCGCCCGCGCCCTCGACGGCGAGGCGAAGGAGAGCACCCCATGACGCGACCCCTGACAGCGCCTGCCGGACCGGCCGGGGAATCCGGTCCCCTGCTCGGCATAGAAGGGCTGAGGATCTCCTACCGCACGCGGGCGGGCCGGGTGGACGCCGTGCGCGGGGTCTCCCTCACCGTCGCACCGGGCGAAGTCGTGGCCCTGGTCGGCGCCTCGGGCTCGGGCAAGTCCACGACGGCCCACGCCGTCGTCGGCCTGCTGCCGCCCGGAGCGACGGTCACGGCGGGCCGCGTCCTCTTCGGCGCGACCGACCTCGCCGCAGCCGGCGAACCGGAGCTGCGCCGCCACCGCGGCCGGGGCATCGGCTTCGTCCCGCAGGACCCCATGGTGTCGCTGAACCCGGTGCGCCGCATCGGCCCGCAGATCGGTGAAGTGCTCCTGATCCACCAGCTGGCCTCCGGCCGGCGCGAGGCCGCCGAACGCGCCGTCGAACTGCTCGCCGAGGCGGGCCTGCCCCAGCCGCACCTGCGGGCCCGGCAGTACCCCCACGAACTGTCCGGCGGAATGCGCCAGCGGGCGCTCATCGCGATCGCGCTCGCCGCCCGGCCGAAGCTGCTGATCGCCGACGAGCCCACCAGCGCGCTCGACGTCACCGTGCAGCGCGCTCTCCTCGACCATGTGGACGAACTCGTCGCCCGCACGGGCACGGCGGTGCTGCTCATCACCCACGACCTGGGTGTCGCCGCCGACCGCGCCCAGCGCGTGGGCGTGATGTCGGAGGGCGAGATCGTCGAATCGGGGACGGTCGACGCGGTGCTGGGCGATCCCCGGCACACGGTCACCCGGCACCTGCTGCGTGCCGCGCCGAGTCTCGGCTCGGTACGGGAGCGGACCCCGCCGGTCCGGCCCGCGGGGGCCTCACCGGACCTGGTGGTGGCCCGGGGGCTGGTGAAGGAGTTCCACCGGGGCCGTCGTGGCCGGGCGCCCGTCCGGGCCGTCGACTCGGTGGACCTGACCATCCGGCGGGGGAGACGCTCGCCCTGGTGGGGGAGTCGGGCTCGGGCAAGTCGACCACCGCCCGGCTGCTGGTCCGCCTCGCCGATCCGACCTCCGGCACGGTCCACTTCGACGGCGAGGACATCACCTCGCTGCGCGGGGAGGCGCTGCGCCGGCTGCGGCGCCGCATGCAGATCGTCTACCAGAGCCCCTACGCCTCCCTCGACCCGCGCCTCACGGTGGGGGACATCGTCACCGAGCCCCTGCGCGCGTACCGGGTGGGCGACCGGGCCGGGCGCTCCCGGGAGGCGGCGGCCCTCCTGGACCGCGTACGGCTTCCGGCCGGCACCCTCCGGCGGCGCCCGCAGGAGCTGTCGGGCGGGCAGCGGCAGCGCGTGGCCATCGCCCGCGCGCTGGCGCTGCGCCCCGATCTGGTGGTGTGCGACGAACCGGTCTCGGCGCTCGACGTCTCGGTGCAGGCGCGCATCCTGGAACTGCTCACCGAGCTCCAGGACGAGTCGGGGCTGAGCTGTCTGTTCATTTCGCACGACCTCGCCGTGGTCCGGGGCATCGCCCACCACGTCGGCGTGATGCGGGGCGGCCGGTTGGTCGAGTCGGGTCCGGTGGCGCGGGTGTTCGCCAAGCCCTCCCACCCGTACACGAGGGAACTGCTCGCTTCGGTGGCCGGTTCACGCCGTGCCGGGGCAGTGGATGGCGGGTAGCGGGCCGGCCTCCGGGGCGGAGGGGTACGCGACGGCGGTCGCCGCCGCGTACCCGGGAGGAGCCGCCAGGTCGCGGACGTGCCAGCCGGCCGGCTGCGTCCCGTCCAGGAGGCAGTCGGCGGCCAGACCGCGCGCGAGGCCCGTACCGAGGCCCTTCAGGTACGCCTCCTTCCGCGTCCACAGCCGGGCGAAGGCGGCTGCCCGCGCGGCCCGGGGGACGCGTAGCAGGCCCGCGCGCTCCGCCGGGTGCAGCCGGGGCAGCAGCGCCTCGACCGTGCCGGTCCGCGGCACGCGCTGCACGTCGACGCCCACGGGCAGGGCGGCGACGGCGATCATGATCAGGTCGTGGCTGTGCGAGAGCGAGAAGTGCGGCCCGTCCGGGAAGCCGAGCAGCACCGGCCGCCCTCCCGGACCGCCGCCCGTTCCGCCGGGCCGGTCGCGCCCGAACCGCAGCCGTGCCGCATCCGTACCGGTGTACTCGGCAAGGACCTCGCGCAGCGCGACATGGGCGGTGACGTAGCGAAGCCGGGCGCGCGGACCGGCGAAACCGGCGGCACGGGCCAGCTCTCCCGCGTCGAGGCAGCCAGGGACGGGAAACGGGGAAGGTTCGCCCGGGGCGGGCAGGGACAGCGTCCGCAGCCGGACCCGAGGCGGAGCGCTCACCCGGGCCGGGGCGGCGGTCACCGTGCGGCGGCCCGGTCGCCGGCGTCGAGGCACTCGTCGAGAAAGGCCAGGGCGCGCAGGTGGTAGGCCCGGGCGGCGGAACCCAGGCTGACGTTGTGCCCGGCCGCGGGAAGCCGGTCGACCAGCACTCGCGGCGCCGCCGAGAACTGCGCGGCCAGGTCCACCAGATCCGCGTCGTCGTGACGCCACCACGCCTCGTGCTCGGCGAAGGTGAAGCGCACCGGCACCCGCACCCGGGGCAGCAGGCGGGGGGACAATGCGCCCCACTCCGCCGCCGATTCGGCCTCCCGCCGGGGCACCGGGGCGACGACCGCCCCGCTCTCGCGGAAGGTCCCGGCCGGATAGAGCCGCAGCGGACCCCAGTTGAGCCGGCGCAGACCGGCGGCCGTGGTGCGGCCGAGCAGCCCGGCGGAGGCGGCCGGCCGGTGCCCGCACCCGGAGACGTCCAGGCCGACGAAGGCGCCGGCCGGGGCGTCGGCGGCGAGAGCGAGGGCGAGCTTGCCGCCGAAGGAGTGGGCGAGCAGGAACAGCGGCGCGGACACATGGCGGTCCCGCGCGTCGGCGAGCGCCGCCCGGACCGTCGCCGCCTGCTCCAGCAACGACTGCCCGGCGGGCAGACACGGGGCCGACGCGCCGTATCCGGGCCGGTCGAGTGCGAGCACGGCGCAGCCGAGGCGGGCGCCGAGCGTCAGCAGGGAGACGTCCGGATGGGCCTGCCCGTCGAAGTATCCGGCGCTCATCCCGCCGCCGTGCAGGGCGACGACGGTCGCCCGCGCCGGACGTCCGTCCACGGGCTCGCTCAGCAGCGCGGACAGGGGGACGCCGGCCGCGTCGAGGGTGATCCTGCGGACCCCCGGCGACAGCCGGCCGGGGGCGCCGGTCTCCGGTGAAGGGCGTGCCGTGGTCGTCAGCATCATGCGTTCCCGTTCTGGTCGGGGTCCACCGCGGGCTTCTCTCCAGCATCGGGCGCGCCCGCCGGACGGGACAAGGCATGCCGGTTCAGGACTCCCGCAGAACTCCTCCTCCGTCAGGTCAGGGGAACGTCAGGGATTCGACGGACGGCCCGGGTCGGCGTGTGCTCGTCCTCTCCGCCACCGACGGGGGCCCCTGGGAGGACGAATTGCCGTCCTTCCCGGAGGAGTCGGCGCCGCACGCGGACAGTGACAGCGCGGCTGCGGTGTACGAGCGCGATCTCGGGGAACGGCTTTGAGCGGAACCACGACCGGAGCCGAATCGGGAGAACAGGCGTGACCGACGATCAGGAAGACGCGCAGCTGGTGAGG from Streptomyces drozdowiczii carries:
- a CDS encoding ABC transporter permease, with translation MSALGTSPDGPVTAPGTPFDGAPREAPARLRRTAGFWLARPGLVLSVVFLALVLLAALHPALFTGRDPLAGVPADRLRPPGGEHLLGTDQLGRDLFTRLVHGSSLTLRATALAVFVGLVAGSLTGLVAGAAGGWADSVLMRFTDVLLAVPGLLLSLALVTALGFGTVQVAVAVGVTSVAMFARIMRAEVLRVAGSTYVEAARASGTRWYAVLLRHVLPNAAGPVLVYAAVDFGGVVLQVSSLSFLGYGARPPAPEWGSLVAGGRDYLATAWWLTTLPGLVLAATVLAANRIARALDGEAKESTP
- a CDS encoding alpha/beta hydrolase; amino-acid sequence: MMLTTTARPSPETGAPGRLSPGVRRITLDAAGVPLSALLSEPVDGRPARATVVALHGGGMSAGYFDGQAHPDVSLLTLGARLGCAVLALDRPGYGASAPCLPAGQSLLEQAATVRAALADARDRHVSAPLFLLAHSFGGKLALALAADAPAGAFVGLDVSGCGHRPAASAGLLGRTTAAGLRRLNWGPLRLYPAGTFRESGAVVAPVPRREAESAAEWGALSPRLLPRVRVPVRFTFAEHEAWWRHDDADLVDLAAQFSAAPRVLVDRLPAAGHNVSLGSAARAYHLRALAFLDECLDAGDRAAAR
- a CDS encoding ABC transporter substrate-binding protein yields the protein MSRRPVPSRLFAGSPAAALAAALVLPLTATACSGASGSSGKAASTPRSGGHLRFAMAADPGCVDPHQATTTDALYAARAFVDSLTDQNPSTGQIVPWIARSWQVSADASQFTFSLRTDATFADGTPLDAKAVKANLDAVAALGAKSMLGAGYLQGYRSTEVVDRYTAKVTFKGPNEQFLQATSTATLGLLAPASLKLPADRRCTAKLIGSGPFTLDGYTPNTSVELTRRDGYQWGSPLWKHSGSAYLDKLTFRVVPEAGVRGGSLNSGQVDAIAGVAPQDQETLAGRGVSVLDRPNPGVPVALSVNTARPLTKDPAVRRALQSAVDRDEVVKTVLSPSYLPATSALSSSTGAYADNSALLAHDPEKTRRTLDAAGWVPGPDGIRVKNGKKLNLKVILGANFGPNQTVLELIQQQLRKTGIGLTLTLLSLPDYQQARGAGDYDLAWGNGTRNDPDILRTAFSGKLLNLGRIDDPRLENSLDAQAAAIDPEKRAALVATAQRRVLEQGYQIPVFEMASVYGIGEKVHGLTLDSTSYPQFHDAWLS
- a CDS encoding 4'-phosphopantetheinyl transferase family protein, with the translated sequence MSAPPRVRLRTLSLPAPGEPSPFPVPGCLDAGELARAAGFAGPRARLRYVTAHVALREVLAEYTGTDAARLRFGRDRPGGTGGGPGGRPVLLGFPDGPHFSLSHSHDLIMIAVAALPVGVDVQRVPRTGTVEALLPRLHPAERAGLLRVPRAARAAAFARLWTRKEAYLKGLGTGLARGLAADCLLDGTQPAGWHVRDLAAPPGYAAATAVAYPSAPEAGPLPAIHCPGTA